A genomic stretch from Hemicordylus capensis ecotype Gifberg chromosome 5, rHemCap1.1.pri, whole genome shotgun sequence includes:
- the CHRNA9 gene encoding neuronal acetylcholine receptor subunit alpha-9 produces the protein MMMTSLAFSTCCFSLVFTARMFHGADAAQGKYAQMLFNELFEDYSNALRPVEDTDTVLNVTLQITLSQIKDMDERNQILTAYLWIRQTWYDAYLKWDKDEYDGLDSIRIPSNLVWRPDIVLYNKADDDFSEPVNTNIVLRYDGKITWDAPAITKSSCVVDVSYFPFDSQQCNLTFGSWTYNGNQVDIFNSLDSGDLSDFIEDVEWEIHGMPAVKNVITYGCCSEPYPDVTFTLILKRKSSFYIFNLLLPCLLISFLAPLGFYLPADSGEKVSLGVTVLLALTVFQLMVAESMPPSENVPLIGKYYIATMTMITASTALTIIIMNIHYCGSGAKPVPQWARVVILDYMSKIFFVYDVGENCTSSQQVKDQDPNLKQINKRPKEQDKYEGARRPLAKIRSNDTDLQKNLPGDLSDGYGVPCENTRDIVNCCSCYRILIKNIEYIANCVRRHKANHAKGVEWKKVAKVMDRFFMWIFFIMVFFMSVLIIGKAL, from the exons ATGATGATGACTAGCTTGGCCTTCAGCACCTGCTGTTTCTCCTTGGTTTTCACAGCAAGGATGTTTCATG GTGCTGATGCAGCACAAGGGAAATATGCCCAGATGCTCTTTAATGAACTTTTTGAAGACTATTCAAATGCTCTTAGACCAGTGGAAGACACAGACACAGTACTGAATGTTACACTTCAGATCACACTTTCTCAAATTAAAGATATG GATGAGAGAAATCAAATTTTGACAGCCTACTTGTGGATTCGACAAACTTGGTATGATGCCTATCTAAAGTGGGACAAAGATGAATATGATGGACTTGATTCTATCCGGATCCCCAGCAATCTTGTATGGAGACCAGACATTGTCCTTTATAACAA ggcCGATGATGATTTTTCTGAGCCAGTGAACACTAACATTGTATTGAGGTATGACGGGAAGATTACTTGGGATGCACCAGCTATAACAAAAAGTTCATGTGTGGTGGATGTATCTTACTTCCCCTTTGATAGCCAACAGTGCAATCTTACCTTTGGTTCTTGGACCTACAATGGCAATCAGGTAGACATATTCAATTCTTTAGACAGCGGCGACCTCTCAGACTTTATAGAAGATGTGGAGTGGGAGATTCATGGCATGCCAGCTGTTAAAAACGTGATAACCTATGGGTGCTGCTCAGAGCCTTATCCAGATGTTACCTTCACCCTTATTTTGAAAAGGAAATCATCTTTTTATATATTTAACCTGCTGCTTCCTTGTTTATTGATCTCTTTCCTGGCTCCCCTGGGATTCTACCTCCCAGCAGACTCTGGAGAAAAAGTATCTCTAGGAGTTACTGTTCTGCTTGCTCTAACTGTATTTCAGCTAATGGTTGCAGAGAGCATGCCTCCTTCTGAAAATGTACCCTTGATCG GTAAATATTACATTGCTACTATGACAATGATCACAGCATCCACTGCACTGACAATCATAATAATGAATATCCACTACTGCGGCTCAGGAGCCAAGCCTGTCCCTCAGTGGGCAAGGGTGGTCATTTTGGACTATATGTCAAAAATCTTCTTTGTTTATGATGTTGGTGAAAACTGCACGAGTTCTCAACAAGTGAAAGACCAAGACCCCAATTTGAAGCAAATTAATAAGCGTCCAAAAGAACAAGACAAATATGAGGGGGCAAGGAGGCCCCTTGCTAAAATCAGAAGCAATGACACTGACCTCCAAAAAAACCTGCCTGGAGACCTGAGTGATGGATATGGAGTCCCATGTGAGAATACAAGAGACATTGTTAACTGCTGTTCCTGTTACAGAATACTGATCAAGAATATTGAATATATTGCGAATTGTGTGAGACGCCACAAGGCAAACCATGCAAAAGGGGTGGAGTGGAAAAAGGTTGCAAAAGTGATGGACAGATTCTTcatgtggattttttttattatGGTCTTTTTTATGAGTGTGCTGATTATTGGCAAAGCCCTTTAA